The Arthrobacter sp. PM3 genome contains the following window.
GCCTTCGCCGCCGCCGACCAGCCGCAGCCGCTGTGGCTCGGCGGCCTCTTCTGGGAGGGGGAGCGGGGGCTGTCCGGGCACTCGGACGGAGACCCCGTCGCCCACGCCGCCGCGGACGCGCTCTTCTCCGCCTGCGGGATCGGGGACCTCGGGACACACTTCGGCACCGACCGCCCCGAATACGCCGGGGCGTCCGGAGTGACCTTACTGGCCGAGGCCGCCCGGATTGTCCGCGCCGAGGGGTTTGAGATCGGCAACATTGCCGTGCAGTTCGTGGCCAACCGGCCCAAGTTCGGTCCGCGGCGGGAGGAATCCCAGCGTGTCCTCAGCGAGGCGGCCGGTGCGCCGGTCAGTGTCACGGCCACCACGAGCGACGGACTCGGGTTCACGGGCCGCGGCGAGGGGATTTCCGCCGTGGCGACGGCGCTTGTCTATCGGGCCGGTTAACCACCGCCGGCAAACCTGCAGGTGAAACAGAGGGCCTCCGTCCCCTACCCTTGAGGGGAAGACCGCTGTGACACCTTGTTCCGAACCGCCAGGAGACCTGCCGTGAAGAAGCTGCTGACCGCCGTCGTCCTTGTGGCCGGAACCATGCTGACCGGCTGCGCCGGCACGACGGCGCCCGCCAGCCCCAGCGCCGCGCCGAAACTGAGCGTCGAGGACAGCTGCAAGTTCCTGAACACGGATACGTTCGTGCCCTCCGGGAGCGCGAAGGAACAGGCCGCGCAGATCGGCCAGCACTACCAGGAGGTCGCGGACAAGGTGGCGCCGGAGGTGGGCGCCCCCATCCAGCAGATGGCCGAGATCATGAAGCAGGTCTCCGAGAGCCCCACCGGAACCAAGACGGACCAGCAGACCGCCCAGCTCACGGAGCAGATCAACAAGATCGGGCAGTACTGCAAGTAGGCGGCCCGGCCCGGTCCCGGGCAGCCGGTGAGCCGGGGAAGCGTCATCGGCTAATCTGGAGCGGTGACCCTGCGCTTTTACGACACAGCATCCGCCGAAGTCCGCGACTTCGTCCCTTTGGTACCTGGCCACGTGAGCCTGTACTACTGCGGAGCCACCGTGCAGGGCATGCCGCATGTGGGGCACATTCGCTCCGCCATCGCCTTTGACCAGCTGACCCGCT
Protein-coding sequences here:
- the ispF gene encoding 2-C-methyl-D-erythritol 2,4-cyclodiphosphate synthase — encoded protein: MSAYPPVIPRTGIGIDVHAFAAADQPQPLWLGGLFWEGERGLSGHSDGDPVAHAAADALFSACGIGDLGTHFGTDRPEYAGASGVTLLAEAARIVRAEGFEIGNIAVQFVANRPKFGPRREESQRVLSEAAGAPVSVTATTSDGLGFTGRGEGISAVATALVYRAG